The Exiguobacterium acetylicum genome includes a window with the following:
- a CDS encoding class I SAM-dependent rRNA methyltransferase, with product MSRELYPIVVKPEWIESIRSGYPALRKEMFESLQHVKDAGGLLHLMTEHKEYLATGYFGKQEKGVGWTLSMDEQEAIDAAFFKQLFEKALDKRNEFFEDYSEAFRIFNGAGDGIGGLTIDCYDHHYLITFENEGIYTFRPLILEALESLLNYRSIYEKRDFLVDLQPVKGDDFLKGERGDFPEVAQEYGVLYEYDLDAGMRTGFDIAQRELRRILLDSVERKTVLNLFSDTGALTVAALYGEAARTTSVDFSTRSRNKTTDNLALNSFIPEKQTILVQDAFDYIEQADKKTRFDVVLFHPPVQVNTRTRQFRTEQDLALWIQKVIHLTNRGGLLAITTDSPALDAAQLKKAVEQAFNKLRQKFEVVWEQPEQKDFPTPSSMPQLALKSILVRRK from the coding sequence ATGTCCCGTGAACTCTATCCGATTGTCGTTAAACCAGAATGGATTGAATCGATTCGAAGTGGTTATCCCGCATTACGCAAGGAAATGTTCGAATCTTTGCAGCACGTTAAAGATGCAGGCGGACTGCTCCATCTGATGACAGAACATAAAGAATACCTCGCGACCGGCTATTTTGGCAAGCAGGAAAAAGGTGTCGGTTGGACTCTCTCTATGGACGAGCAAGAAGCGATTGATGCCGCCTTCTTCAAACAACTATTCGAAAAAGCGTTAGATAAACGCAACGAATTTTTTGAAGACTATTCGGAAGCCTTCCGTATCTTTAACGGCGCCGGAGACGGTATTGGTGGTTTGACGATTGACTGTTATGATCATCATTACCTCATCACATTCGAAAATGAGGGGATTTATACATTCCGTCCACTAATACTTGAGGCTCTTGAATCACTACTAAATTATAGAAGTATTTATGAAAAACGAGATTTCCTCGTCGATCTTCAACCTGTTAAAGGCGACGACTTTTTAAAAGGGGAACGAGGCGATTTCCCTGAAGTCGCACAAGAGTACGGTGTCCTCTATGAATATGACTTAGATGCTGGTATGCGGACTGGTTTTGATATTGCACAACGCGAACTTCGCCGGATTCTTCTCGATTCTGTCGAACGAAAAACCGTACTTAATCTCTTTTCTGATACAGGAGCTCTAACGGTAGCTGCGCTTTATGGTGAAGCTGCTCGAACAACGAGTGTTGATTTCTCGACACGCAGTCGAAATAAAACAACAGATAATCTTGCGTTGAACAGTTTTATTCCGGAAAAACAGACAATCTTAGTCCAAGATGCGTTTGACTATATCGAACAAGCAGATAAAAAGACTCGTTTTGATGTCGTCTTGTTCCATCCACCGGTACAAGTCAATACACGGACGCGTCAGTTTCGGACAGAGCAGGATCTTGCCCTTTGGATCCAAAAAGTCATTCATTTAACGAATCGTGGAGGACTCCTTGCGATTACGACAGATAGTCCTGCTCTTGATGCGGCACAATTGAAAAAAGCTGTGGAGCAAGCTTTTAATAAATTGCGCCAAAAATTCGAAGTCGTCTGGGAGCAACCGGAG
- the mutT gene encoding 8-oxo-dGTP diphosphatase MutT, protein MKKHVQVVGAVIRNDLNEILCALRSSKMSLPNLWEFPGGKIELHETPSQSLVREINEELKCNIKVKQSIEKTTYEYDAIIVTLHTFEAEIVTGEPIAIEHAELRWVSVSDLDQLEWAPADIPAVEYIKKEFATP, encoded by the coding sequence ATGAAAAAACATGTTCAAGTTGTGGGAGCCGTTATTCGAAACGACCTTAACGAAATATTATGTGCACTTCGTAGTAGCAAAATGTCATTACCAAACTTATGGGAGTTTCCAGGTGGGAAAATTGAGCTACATGAAACGCCTTCACAGTCTTTAGTGCGCGAGATCAATGAAGAATTAAAATGTAATATTAAGGTCAAACAATCAATCGAAAAAACGACTTACGAGTACGACGCAATTATTGTCACATTACATACATTTGAAGCTGAAATTGTAACAGGCGAGCCCATTGCCATAGAACATGCAGAGCTTCGCTGGGTGTCTGTTTCAGACCTTGATCAGCTTGAATGGGCTCCTGCCGATATTCCTGCAGTTGAGTACATTAAGAAAGAGTTTGCCACTCCTTAA